CAAACTCTGCAATAGCACCTAACATTGTAAATAATAATCTACCTGCTGGAGATGTTGTATCAATATTTTGATGTAATACTTTGAGATTTACATCTTTTTCTTGTAAAAACTTTGCAATATTATGAAGATCTATTACAGACCTTGCTAATCTGTCAAGTTTTGTAATGTAAAGAACATCACCTTCTCTTATAAAATCCATCATAATCTTAAACTGTTCACGATTTGATTCATTCTTTCCTGACTTTTTTTCTGAGAAAATCTTTTTACATCCAGCACTCTTAAGTTGATCAA
The Arcobacter sp. F155 genome window above contains:
- a CDS encoding recombinase family protein, whose protein sequence is MNVGYARVSTSSQNLENQIDQLKSAGCKKIFSEKKSGKNESNREQFKIMMDFIREGDVLYITKLDRLARSVIDLHNIAKFLQEKDVNLKVLHQNIDTTSPAGRLLFTMLGAIAEFERDLINERVREGIEAAKKKGVQFGRKAILTTKEKNVIYKQHEKGKSVALLSKLFHVARNTIYRAIKDVAKKR